Proteins encoded together in one Thamnophis elegans isolate rThaEle1 chromosome 10, rThaEle1.pri, whole genome shotgun sequence window:
- the RNF168 gene encoding E3 ubiquitin-protein ligase RNF168 codes for MPKESETPLTLSDCHCNICMDIFVEPVTLPCNHTLCNACFQLTVEKASLYCPFCRRRVSSWARYNSRNNTLINVELWEKIKKHFPDECQRRINGQDLENDLHLPQPIHCLSKPGELKKEYEAEITKVEAERRALEQEESKASEEYIERLLAEEEEEQRLTEERKKKIADQLLLDEMLARELSLNLNRSAEESVKSSPIPGPSPSDCCKTSKTKSSNYGDIKKYLSPKSGGFFPPKMLFGELKEENIDTLSEESITAKTPFTLKDEEIKDDITILSSATTGEGKMTKDFPLESTGSCLNICTTSEFNCHGPELSSFSRTQLNETIEEHVTNREDYETDFFSMSSGSSNIDFGNKKFTESTCLLKLHKNDSTEEILISLKSSSQLDGKDITCEKTKVMGNYPIENKNQSCSLITKGIPKRKSQESPTEWTVDSYLNDKRRKTFVQTQETEMNDIQKQIHLEEELYKRYKQEEEDRCLALKIQKEMDREQKTLNRTKGSPDEYHLRPTTSTAVGKSPAAGKHCQLLKASPSQTERNQPKTHRRSHSENERASSKHQTKPSVKNGNVLNCVLNSDLKNVELLPIKQRTIIQMFKKSATN; via the exons ATGCCAAAAGAATCAGAGACCCCACTCACCTTGTCTGACTGCCATTGTAATATTTGCATGGATATTTTTGTGGAACCAGTCACACTACCATGCAACCATACTCTTTGTAATGCCTGTTTTCAACTTACTGTGGAAAAAGCAAGTTTGTATTGCCCTTTTTGCCGTCGGCGTGTCTCATCTTGGGCACGATATAACTCTCGCAATAACACTCTTATTAACGTGGAGTtatgggaaaaaattaaaaaacattttccagACGAGTGCCAACGCAGAATTAATGGACAGGACCTAGAAAATGATT TGCACCTGCCTCAACCAATACACTGTTTAAGTAAGCCTGGAGAATTAAAGAAAGAATATGAAGCTGAGATCACTAAG GTGGAAGCAGAACGCCGGGCTCTTGAGCAAGAAGAGAGCAAAGCAAGTGAAGAATATATTGAAAGACTACtagcagaagaggaagaagagcaaAGGTtaacagaagaaaggaaaaaaaagatagcaGACCAGTTGCTATTAGATGAAATGTTGGCACGAGAACTGAGTTTAAATTTG AACAGATCTGCTGAAGAGTCTGTTAAAAGCAGTCCGATACCTGGCCCATCTCCTTCTGATTGCTGCAAAACTTCAAAAACCAAATCAAGCAATTATGGAGACATTAAGAA GTATTTATCTCCAAAGTCTGGTGGTTTCTTTCCTCCAAAGATGCTATTTGgagaattaaaagaagaaaacattgACACTCTTTCTGAG gaaagcATTACAGCTAAAACTCCCTTTACCTTGaaagatgaagaaataaaagATGATATAACAATACTATCTTCAGCGACAACCGGAGAAGGAAAAATGACTAAAGATTTCCCTTTAGAATCAACGGGTTCTTGTTTAAATATATGTACTACATCTGAGTTCAACTGTCATGGCCCTGAATTGTCATCTTTTTCAAGGACTCAGTTAAATGAAACAATAGAAGAACATGTTACTAATAGAGAGGACTATGAAACTGATTTTTTCTCAATGAGCAGTGGTTCCAGTAACATTGACTTTGGAAATAAAAAATTTACAGAAAGTACATGCTTGCTAAAACTTCACAAAAATGACAGCACTGAAGAAATCCTTATTTCTTTGAAATCTAGTAGTCAGTTGGACGGCAAAGATATAACTTGTGAAAAAACAAAGGTAATGGGAAACTATCcaattgaaaataaaaaccagAGTTGTTCATTGATCACTAAAGGGATTCCAAAGAGAAAATCTCAAGAATCCCCCACTGAATGGACAGTAGATTCATATTTGAatgacaaaagaagaaaaacttttgTACAAACACAAGAGACAGAGATGAATGATATACAAAAGCAGATACATTTGGAGGAGGAGCTTTACAAACGATataaacaagaagaagaagatagatgTCTGGCTTTGAAAATTCAGAAGGAAATGGACAGAGAACAGAAAACACTAAATCGCACAAAAGGCTCCCCTGATGAGTATCATTTGCGCCCTACAACATCTACGGCAGTTGGAAAATCCCCAGCGGCTGGGAAACATTGCCAACTCTTAAAGGCTTCACCCAGCCAGACAGAAAGAAATCAACCCAAAACACACAGACGTTCCCACAGTGAGAATGAGAGGGCCTCTAGCAAACACCAGACAAAACCATCTGTAAAAAATGGGAATGTTCTGAATTGTGTCCTCAACTCTGATTTAAAGAATGTAGAGTTGTTGCCAATTAAACAAAGGACAATTATCCAGATGTTTAAGAAATCTGCAACAAATTGA